In Miscanthus floridulus cultivar M001 chromosome 5, ASM1932011v1, whole genome shotgun sequence, one genomic interval encodes:
- the LOC136451990 gene encoding transcription factor MYBS1-like: MTTLATAATAAWTREEDKALENAVAAAAAPPADGPPDDGWFTALMASVPARTAEEVRRHYEALVEDVAAIEAGRIPLPRYAGEESSAATPEGSGVAASAPKDGGGGGGGGHRRDERKSGGGGVDAGKSCSKAEQERRKGVPWTEEEHRLFLLGLDKFGKGDWRSISRNFVISRTPTQVASHAQKYFIRLNSMNRDRRRSSIHDITSVTAGEVAAAGAPITGGPAAAGAMPMGPAGMKHHHPAPPMGMYGHAPMGHPVAGHMVAPAAVGTPVMFPPGHHSPYVVPVGYPAPPAKMHQ, from the exons ATGACCACTCTGGCgacggcggccacggcggcgtggACAAGGGAGGAGGACAAGGCGTTGGAGAACGCGGTggcggccgccgcggcgccgccggcGGACGGGCCGCCTGATGATGGCTGGTTCACGGCGCTCATGGCGAGCGTGCCGGCGCGGACGGCGGAGGAGGTGCGGCGGCACTACGAGGCGCTGGTGGAGGACGTGGCCGCCATCGAGGCCGGCCGCATCCCGCTCCCGCGCTACGCTGGGGAGGAGTCGTCCGCCGCCACGCCCGAGGGCTCCGGAGTCGCCGCCTCCGCGCCCAaggatggaggaggaggcggcggcggcgggcaccgACGCGACGAACggaagagcggcggcggcggcgttgacgCGGGGAAGAGTTGCTCTAAGGCTGAGCAGGAGCGGCGCAAGGGCGTCCCCTGGACGGAAGAGGAGCACAG GTTGTTCTTGCTGGGTCTGGACAAGTTCGGCAAGGGCGACTGGCGGAGCATCTCGCGCAACTTCGTCATCTCACGGACGCCGACGCAGGTGGCGAGCCACGCGCAGAAATACTTCATCCGCCTCAACTCCATGAACCGGGACCGGCGCCGCTCCAGCATCCACGACATCACCAGCGTGACCGCCGGCGAGGTCGCCGCGGCCGGCGCACCCATCACGGGCGGCCCAGCCGCCGCGGGGGCGATGCCCATGGGGCCCGCGGGCATGAAGCACCACCACCCGGCGCCGCCGATGGGCATGTACGGGCACGCGCCCATGGGCCACCCAGTCGCGGGGCACATGGTGGCGCCGGCGGCCGTCGGCACGCCCGTCATGTTCCCGCCGGGTCATCACTCGCCCTATGTCGTGCCAGTGGGATACCCAGCGCCGCCGGCCAAGATGCACCAATGA